CTGCGGGCCCCTCCCATTCCAGGCCAAGCAAGTGGCCCACCCCTGTTGACAGGTGGGGGTCAGCTCCGGGCCTCGCTCTGGAATGTGGTTTAAAACCTATATGACAGCTATTTTTCCCGTGTGGGCCACATCTTTTCGTGGCGGGTGACCATCTCCGCGAGTGCTTCCGAGCGGTTCAGCCCCTTGGCCTCCGCGTACTTATCGAGCGCCGCCAGGACGTAAGGCGGGACGCTGGCGGTGAATCGTTCGTACTTATTCTGTCCGGCCTTCAGACCGCGACCGCCCATGTGTTTATTGGTGGAGGAAACCGGCATCAGTCCGAATCCACAACCGGCAAGCCGCAGCAGTCGGAAACAGGTCCCGATTCCACAGGCATCGCGCAGCCGGTACACATGTAGCCGGTTCCCTCGATCACATCAT
The window above is part of the Deinococcus seoulensis genome. Proteins encoded here:
- a CDS encoding CopG family ribbon-helix-helix protein, with the translated sequence MYRLRDACGIGTCFRLLRLAGCGFGLMPVSSTNKHMGGRGLKAGQNKYERFTASVPPYVLAALDKYAEAKGLNRSEALAEMVTRHEKMWPTREK